A stretch of Eulemur rufifrons isolate Redbay chromosome 5, OSU_ERuf_1, whole genome shotgun sequence DNA encodes these proteins:
- the GFPT2 gene encoding glutamine--fructose-6-phosphate aminotransferase [isomerizing] 2 — translation MCGIFAYMNYRVPRTRKEIFETLIKGLQRLEYRGYDSAGVAIDGNNHEAKERQIQLVKKSGKVKALDEELYKQNSMDLKVEFETHFGIAHTRWATHGIPNAVNSHPQRSDKGNEFVVIHNGIITNYKDLRKFLESKGYEFESETDTETIAKLIKYVFDNRETEDITFSTLVERVIQQLEGAFALVFKSIHYPGEAVATRRGSPLLIGVRSKYKLSTEQIPVLYRTCTIENVKNICKTRMKRLDSSTCLHAVGDKAVEFFFASDASAIIEHTNRVIFLEDDDIAAVADGKLSIHRIKRSASDDPSRAIQTLQMELQQIMKGNFSAFMQKEIFEQPESVFNTMRGRVNFESNTVLLGGLKDHLKEIRRCRRLIVIGCGTSYHAAVATRQVLEELTELPVMVELASDFLDRNTPVFRDDVCFFISQSGETADTLLALRYCKDRRALTVGVTNTVGSSISRETDCGVHINAGPEIGVASTKAYTSQFISLVMFGLMMSEDRISLQNRRQEIIRGLRSLPELIKEVLSLDEQIHDLALELYTQRSLLVMGRGYNYATCLEGALKIKEITYMHSEGILAGELKHGPLALIDKQMPVIMVIMKDPCFAKCQNALQQVTARQGRPIILCSQDDTESSKFAYRAISLPRTVDCLQGVLSVIPLQLLSFHLAVLRGYDVDFPRNLAKSVTVE, via the exons gAATCTTCGCCTACATGAACTACAGAGTCCCGCGGACGAGGAAGGAGATCTTTGAGACCCTCATCAAGGGCCTGCAGCGGCTGGAGTACAGAGGCTACGACTCTGCAG GTGTGGCAATTGATGGAAATAATCACGAAGCCAAAGAAAGACAAATCCAGCTTGTCAAGAAAAGCGGAAAAGTCAAGGCTCTGGATGAAGAACTTTACA aacAAAACAGCATGGACTTAAAGGTGGAGTTTGAAACGCACTTTGGCATCGCCCACACTCGCTGGGCCACCCATGGGATCCCCAATGCTGTCAACAGCCACCCGCAGCGCTCAGACAAAGGCAATG aatttgttGTCATCCATAATGGGATCATCACAAATTACAAAGATCTGAGGAAGTTTCTG GAAAGCAAAGGCTACGAGTTTGAGTCAGAAACAGATACAGAGACCATCGCGAAGCTGATTAAATACGTGTTTGACAATAGAGAAACTGAGGACATTACATTTTCAACACTGGTTGAGAGAGTCATTCAACAGTTG gaagGTGCGTTCGCGCTGGTTTTCAAGAGCATCCACTACCCAGGAGAAGCTGTTGCCACAAG GAGAGGCAGCCCCCTGCTCATCGGAGTGCGGAGCAAATACAAGCTCTCCACGGAGCAGATCCCCGTCTTATACAGGACGT GCACTATTGAGAATGTCAAGAACATCTGTAAGACAAGGATGAAGAGGCTGGACAGCTCTACCTGCCTGCACGCAGTGGGTGACAAGGCCGTGGAATTCTTCTTTGCTTCTGATGCAAG CGCCATCATAGAGCACACCAACAGGGTCATCTTCCTGGAGGACGACGACATTGCCGCAGTGGCTGATGGGAAACTCTCCATTCACCGGATCAAGCGCTCGGCTAGTGATGACCCATCGCGAGCCATCCAGACCTTGCAGATGGAACTGCAGCAGATCATGAAAG GTAACTTCAGTGCCTTTATGCAGAAGGAGATCTTTGAACAGCCAGAATCGGTTTTCAATACCATGAGAGGTCGGGTGAATTTTGAGAGCAACACAG TGCTCCTGGGCGGCTTGAAGGACCACTTGAAGGAGATTCGAAGATGCCGGCGGCTCATCGTGATTGGCTGTGGGACCAGCTACCACGCTGCCGTGGCT ACTCGGCAAGTGTTGGAGGAACTGACCGAGCTCCCTGTGATGGTTGAACTTGCTAGTGATTTTCTGGACAGGAACACACCTGTTTTCAGGGATGACGTTTGCTTTTTCATAAGTCAATCAG GTGAGACTGCAGACACGCTCTTGGCTCTGCGATACTGCAAGGACCGCCGCGCCCTGACTGTGGGCGTCACTAACACCGTGGGCAGCTCCATCTCCCGGGAGACCGACTGCGGAGTCCATATCAACGCGGGGCCGGAGATCGGCGTGGCCAGCACCAAG GCATACACCAGTCAGTTCATCTCTCTGGTGATGTTTGGTTTGATGATGTCTGAAGACAGAATTTCACTACAAAACAGGAGGCAAGAGATCATCCGTGGCCTGAGATCTTTACCTG AGCTGATCAAGGAGGTGTTGTCACTGGACGAGCAGATCCACGACCTGGCCCTGGAGCTCTACACGCAGAGGTCGCTTCTGGTGATGGGGCGGGGCTACAACTACGCCACGTGCCTGGAAGGAGCCCTG AAAATTAAAGAGATCACCTACATGCACTCAGAAGGCATCCTGGCTGGGGAGCTGAAGCACGGGCCTCTGGCGCTGATCGACAAGCAGATGCCCGTCATCATGGTCATCATGAAGGACCCTTGCTTTGCCAAGTGCCAGAACGCCTTGCAGCAGGTCACGGCCCGCCAG GGTCGCCCGATTATACTGTGCTCCCAGGACGACACGGAGAGTTCCAAGTTTGCATACAGAGCGATCTCGCTGCCCCGCACCGTGGACTGCCTCCAGGGTGTCCTGAGCGTGATCCCGCTGCAGCTCCTCTCCTTCCACCTGGCCGTTCTCCGAGGATACGAC